From the Primulina tabacum isolate GXHZ01 chromosome 15, ASM2559414v2, whole genome shotgun sequence genome, one window contains:
- the LOC142526197 gene encoding enhancer of mRNA-decapping protein 4-like: protein MATPGNPNPHGGAPRFDMPKFFRPSTSPAATPASSPNPQNITNSDSAFTNPNLISAPFPLPSTSFPPPTATGGGQYSYLPQTSPFHPQPQFHHLPIYSPPPNSREFANVHPQRSMSYPTPTLQPQVPVPSSPHHLNFQAPAGSQNPNNHGARLMALLSAPPSTLDIPNESTMAVPQYLPSSSGADFSMPQFVNNLPSGPGLLVSHQGHVMRMPSSKLPKGRHLSGDHLVYDIDIRLPGEVQPQLEVTPITKYGSDPGLAVGRQIAVNKTYICYGLKLGAIRVLNINTALRSLLKGLAQRVTDMAFFAEDVHLLASASVDGRVYVWKITEGPDEEDKQQITGRIVTAIQITGEGESVHPRVCWHCHKQEVLAFGIGKHILKIDTAKIGKGEKFSADEPLKCTVDKLVDGIQLVGSHDGEVTDLSMCQWMTTRLVSASVDGKIKIWEDRNPLPIAVLQPYDGQPVNSVTFLAAPHCPDHIILVTGGPLNREVRIWVSASEEGWLLPIDAESWHCVQSLELKSSEVRLEEAFFNQVIALSQAGLLLLANAKRNAIYVVHLEYGPNPAATHMDYIAEFTVTMPILSFTGTSEYLPNGEHVVQVYCVQTQAIQQYALDLSQCLPPAIGNVVLEQSDSNVSRKASIIEGRTNLESSGIKATEVSITGSAPSSSIHESGLENIPTARYPVDTVSAESSSLQEFSPSSVESKQMPSPVIASDGNHSSVASPSLPLSPKQSGTLSGFRNPSSNFEHGVLSSDRGVDLKIVEYTVDRQVDAIHSNLSDVASLDSDSRNYDSNYSQDDISLALNHPIKFRHPTHLVTPSEILMANSSSEVIHTTEAQSEVELKIHDVVMSNDTSNSVVEVKVVGDTKFNQNIDDGSREELQTFSSEKRENTFYSQASDLGIEMARECHAVSPEAHIVEKDRQFDVTGGTETVPLPLTVEEAIHDSAKDGPSKVIDSSIPVLAPQPALNAKGKKQKGKSAQGSGPSSPRPSAFNSADSSNEPGISYSPSVESQIYSMQEILHQLVALQKDMQKQMTTMVAVPVTKEGKRVEASLGRNMEKAVKANADALWARLQEENAKQEKASRERAQQVTNMISSFLNKDLPSLIEKSVKREVSSLGQSVARAIIPAIEKAISTSIGESFQKGVGDKAVNQLEKSFNSKLEAVVARQIQSQFQTSGKQALQETLKSSLEVSVIPAFEMSCREMFEQVDSAFHKGMVEHTAAAQQQFEASHSSLALVLRDAITSASSMSQTLSNELLDGQRKLVDLAVAGVNCEAANPLINQLSNGPLAGLHEKHEIDPTKELSRLVAERKYEEAFVAALHRSDVTVVSWLCSHVDLPTLLVMNPLPLSQGVLLSLVQQLACDIGKETPRKLNWMREVLTAINPTDPAIMVHVRPIFEQVYQIMNHHRSVPTTTGSELSNVRLIMHVIHSMLMGSK, encoded by the exons ATGGCGACCCCTGGAAATCCCAATCCACACGGCGGAGCTCCTCGTTTCGACATGCCCAAGTTTTTCAGACCTTCTACTTCCCCGGCGGCAACACCTGCTTCCAGCCCCAATCCCCAGAACATTACCAACAGTGATAGCGCCTTCACTAACCctaatttgatttcagctcCCTTTCCGCTCCCCTCGACCTCTTTTCCGCCGCCCACCGCTACCGGCGGAGGGCAGTATTCGTATCTTCCTCAAACCTCGCCGTTCCACCCTCAACCCCAGTTCCACCATCTTCCTATATACAGTCCCCCACCCAACTCTCGGGAATTTGCGAACGTTCACCCCCAAAGATCCATGTCTTATCCTACGCCAACCCTCCAACCCCAAGTTCCAGTGCCTAGTTCCCCCCACCACCTTAATTTCCAAGCCCCAGCTGGTTCCCAAAACCCTAACAACCACGGTGCTCGTTTGATGGCGCTTTTGAGTGCGCCACCTTCGACGCTGGACATTCCAAATGAGTCCACAATGGCGGTACCACAATATCTCCCCAGTTCTTCAGGCGCGGATTTTTCCATGCCACAATTTGTGAACAATTTGCCATCTGGGCCTGGATTATTAGTTTCACATCAGGGCCATGTGATGCGGATGCCAAGCAGTAAACTTCCCAAGGGGAGGCATTTGAGCGGCGATCATCTGGTTTACGATATAGATATCAGGTTGCCAGGAGAGGTCCAGCCCCAGCTTGAGGTTACACCCATTACCAAATATGGGTCGGACCCGGGACTTGCAGTGGGCAGGCAAATTGCAGtgaataaaacatatatatgctATGGACTTAAGTTGGGGGCTATTAGGGTGCTTAATATCAACACAGCCTTAAGATCGTTGCTTAAGGGCCTAGCTCAG AGGGTCACGGACATGGCTTTCTTTGCTGAGGATGTTCACCTTTTAGCTAG TGCAAGTGTCGATGGTCGTGTTTATGTGTGGAAGATTACTGAAGGTCCTGACGAAGAAGACAAGCAGCAAATTACTGGGCGAATTGTCACTGCCATTCAAATTACTGGAGAAGGAGAATCTGTTCATCCCCGAGTTTGTTGGCATTGCCATAAACAA GAAGTTCTTGCCTTTGGGATTGGTAAGCACATTTTGAAGATTGATACTGCGAAAATAGGAAAAGGAGAAAAATTCTCTGCGGACGAACCTCTAAAATGTACAGTTGATAAGTTGGTTGATGGCATCCAACTCGTTGGTAGTCATGATGGGGAAGTGACTGACTTGTCTATGTGTCAATGGATGACCACCCGTTTGGTATCTGCTTCTGTAGATGGCAAG attaaaatttgggaagatcGAAATCCACTACCAATAGCAGTTCTCCAGCCTTATGATGGGCAACCTGTTAATTCTGTCACATTTTTGGCCGCTCCTCATTGCCCAGACCATATAATACTTGTGACTGGG GGCCCTCTGAACCGGGAAGTGAGGATATGGGTATCAGCAAGTGAGGAAGGTTGGTTACTTCCTATTGATGCTGAATCTTGGCACTGCGTGCAATCGTTGGAATTAAAGAGTTCAGAGGTTCGATTAGAAGAGGCTTTCTTCAATCAAGTGATAGCCTTATCACAAGCTGGTCTTCTTTTATTGGCAAATGCCAAAAGGAATGCTATATATGTTGTGCACTTGGAATACGGTCCTAATCCTGCCGCAACACACATGGATTACATAGCCGAATTTACTGTCACAATGCCAATACTGAGTTTTACAGGGACGAGCGAGTATCTGCCTAATGGGGAGCATGTTGTTCAGGTATATTGTGTCCAGACACAGGCTATTCAGCAGTATGCGTTGGACTTATCACAGTGTCTGCCACCTGCAATAGGAAATGTAGTGCTTGAGCAGTCGGACTCCAATGTTTCACGCAAAGCTTCTATTATAGAAGGACGTACCAATTTGGAGTCATCTGGCATTAAAGCAACCGAGGTATCTATAACAGGTTCAGCACCCTCATCATCCATACATGAAAGTGGCTTGGAGAATATACCTACTGCGAGATATCCTGTTGACACTGTTTCTGCCGAGTCATCCAGCCTTCAGGAGTTTTCTCCCTCAAGTGTTGAAAGCAAACAAATGCCTTCACCTGTTATTGCTAGTGATGGTAATCATTCTTCGGTTGCTTCACCTTCTCTACCTTTGAGCCCCAAGCAGTCCGGAACACTTTCTGGTTTTAGAAATCCATCGAGCAACTTTGAGCATGGTGTTTTGAGCAGTGATCGGGGTGTAGATCTTAAAATTGTTGAATATACAGTTGACAGACAAGTGGATGCCATTCATAGTAACTTGTCTGACGTTGCTTCATTGGATAGTGATTCAAGAAACTATGACAGTAATTATTCTCAAGACGATATCTCCTTGGCACTCAATCATCCGATAAAATTCAGACACCCCACTCATCTGGTTACTCCTTCTGAGATATTGATGGCCAATTCATCATCCGAGGTGATACACACAACAGAGGCCCAAAGCGAGGTCGAACTAAAAATTCATGATGTGGTAATGAGCAATGATACAAGCAATTCTGTCGTAGAGGTAAAGGTAGTGGGCGATAcaaaatttaatcaaaatattGATGATGGATCTCGAGAAGAACTTCAGACTTTTTCGTCGGAAAAGAGGGAAAATACCTTTTACTCTCAAGCATCTGACCTAGGAATTGAGATGGCCCGAGAATGCCATGCCGTATCGCCTGAAGCTCATATAGTGGAGAAAGATCGGCAGTTTGATGTGACTGGTGGAACTGAAACGGTTCCCCTACCTTTGACTGTAGAAGAAGCAATTCATGACTCCGCGAAGGATGGTCCCAGCAAAGTCATTGATTCATCAATTCCTGTGCTGGCCCCGCAACCTGCATTAAATGCCAAAGGGAAGAAGCAAAAGGGAAAGAGTGCTCAAGGATCTGGCCCATCTTCGCCCCGACCGAGTGCTTTCAATTCGGCAGATTCTTCTAATGAACCAGGCATCAGCTATAGTCCTTCTGTAGAATCACAAATTTATTCCATGCAAGAGATTCTGCATCAG CTTGTAGCTCTGCAAAAAGACATGCAGAAGCAGATGACAACAATGGTTGCTGTCCCTGTTACCAAAGAAGGCAAAAGGGTTGAGGCATCATTGGGACGAAACATGGAGAAAGCTGTAAAAGCGAATGCTGATGCTTTATGGGCTCGCTTGCAAGAAGAGAATGCAAAACAGGAAAAGGCATCTCGAGAGCGAGCACAACAAGTAACAAATATGATCAGCAGTTTCTTAAACAAAGATTTACCTTCATTGATAGAGAAAAGTGTGAAACGAGAAGTTTCTTCACTTGGGCAATCTGTGGCTCGGGCTATCATTCCCGCAATTGAGAAAGCAATATCCACTTCTATTGGGGAGAGTTTCCAG AAAGGGGTGGGTGATAAAGCTGTTAATCAACTGGAAAAATCATTCAACTCCAAGCTTGAAGCTGTAGTTGCTAGGCAAATCCAATCCCAATTTCAAACTTCAGGCAAGCAAGCTCTTCAG GAAACACTGAAATCGAGTTTGGAAGTTTCTGTGATCCCTGCATTTGAGATGTCATGCAGGGAAATGTTTGAGCAGGTTGATTCCGCGTTTCACAAAGGAATGGTTGAACATACTGCTGCAGCTCAGCAGCAGTTCGAGGCTTCACATTCTTCACTTGCACTTGTTTTGAGG GATGCCATAACTTCCGCATCATCAATGTCTCAAACTTTGAGCAATGAGTTGCTTGATGGTCAAAGAAAATTGGTAGATCTTGCTGTCGCAGGAGTAAATTGTGAAGCAGCAAATCCTTTGATTAATCAGCTGAGTAATGGTCCTTTGGCTGGTCTACACGAGAAG CACGAGATTGATCCAACAAAAGAGCTTTCTAGATTGGTAGCTGAGCGGAAATATGAAGAGGCTTTTGTTGCTGCCTTGCATAGGAGTGATGTTACTGTTGTATCATGGCTATGTTCTCAT GTTGATTTGCCAACGCTTTTGGTTATGAATCCACTACCATTGAGCCAGGGGGTACTCCTCTCTCTTGTACAGCAATTGGCATGTGATATCGGCAAGGAAACCCCTCGAAAACTAAATTGGATGAGGGAGGTTCTAACTGCTATAAATCCAACCGACCCAGCGATTATGGTGCACGTACGTCCCATCTTTGAGCAAGTTTATCAAATAATGAATCACCATCGCAGTGTTCCAACCACTACGGGTTCCGAACTTTCCAACGTTCGCTTGATTATGCATGTCATCCATTCCATGCTTATGGGCTCTAAATGA
- the LOC142527060 gene encoding dol-P-Glc:Glc(2)Man(9)GlcNAc(2)-PP-Dol alpha-1,2-glucosyltransferase isoform X1, which produces MGRVAVAAAVSLWLIPISILVNRIVPDPYMDEIFHVPQAQKYCGGNFGSWDPMITTPPGLYVLSLAYVASLFPGLYCLRAVSSFSDSCSTSILRLTNGVLTVVCSILIYELITHLRPSIDDKKATLCTLVLSLYPLHWFFSFLYYTDVASLTAVLAMYLFSLKKKYFLSSLLGALSVLMRQTNIIWMLFVACAAVIDFTHSHKNDCLKVDKPSMSKEKDTQPTDNRGASVATKLRKRRNGNGLGSWNNVTAQASGPTTCSSGLFDEIWDVIIISWHFLWELLATFSPFFGIFMAFVAFVCWNGSIVLGAKDAHSVSPHFSQLLYYSLVSALFTVPAHFSLQQAAVLFRQLSRNKMFSFFQSIAALTICFLSVKIFSIAHPYLLADNRHYPFYLWRKIVNYHWSTKYLMVPLYVYSMFSIVANLAKGQKKIWVMVYILACAGALIPTPLIEFRYYTVPFYFLILHTCIDDNKSWLILGTIYVAINCFTMFMFLFQPFSWSHEAGTQRLMW; this is translated from the exons ATGGGTAGAGTAGCGGTTGCAGCGGCTGTCTCCTTGTGGCTGATACCCATTTCCATTTTAGTTAACCGCATTGTTCCTGATCCATACATG GATGAAATTTTCCACGTGCCGCAGGCACAAAAGTACTGTGGAGGCAATTTCGGAAGTTGGGATCCAATGATTACCACTCCTCCTGGACT GTACGTTCTGTCACTTGCCTATGTCGCCTCTTTGTTTCCAGGATTGTATTGTCTGCGAGCAGTGTCGTCATTTTCTGACTCGTGTTCTACTTCAATTCTAAGACTCACCAATGGTGTATTGACTGTAGTATGCAGCATTCTGATTTATGAGTTAATAACCCATTTGAGGCCTTCTATCGATGACAAGAAAGCAACTCTTTGTACTTTGGTTTTGTCGTTGTATCCACTgcactggttcttcagttttcTGTATTATACAGATGTGGCATCCCTAACTGCAGTGCTGGCCATGTATCTTTTTAGTCTGAAGAAAAAATACTTCCTGAGTTCACTA CTTGGGGCCTTGTCTGTTTTGATGCGTCAAACAAATATCATATGGATGCTTTTTGTTGCATGCGCTGCGGTTATAGATTTTACACACTCTCATAAAAATGATTGTTTGAAAGTAGACAAGCCCAGCATGTCCAAGGAAAAGGATACCCAACCTACCGACAATAGAGGTGCATCAGTGGCCACAAAATTGAGAAAACGAAGGAACGGTAATGGTTTGGGTAGTTGGAACAATGTAACAGCCCAAGCATCTGGGCCTACCACTTGTTCATCAG GATTATTCGATGAGATTTGGGATGTAATTATAATTTCATGGCATTTCCTATGGGAACTTCTGGCTACCTTCAGTCCCTTCTTTGGAATATTCATGGCGTTTGTTGCTTTTGTTTGCTGGAATGGGAGCATAGTTCTTG GTGCTAAAGATGCACATTCTGTTTCTCCACATTTTTCCCAGTTACTGTATTATAGTCTGGTTTCTGCTCTGTTTACAGTTCCTGCTCACTTCTCTTTACAGCAAGCAGCAGTTCTTTTCAGGCAATTGTCCAGGAACAAAATGTTCTCTTTCTTTCAGTCCATTGCGGCGTTAACAATCTGCTTTCTTTCTGTGAAAATTTTCAG CATTGCTCATCCATATCTCCTTGCCGACAATCGACACTATCCCTTTTATCTCTGGCGAAAAATCGTCAACTACCATTGGTCAACAAAGTACCTTATGGTTCCCCTCTACGTGTACTCAATGTTTTCTATTGTCGCTAATTTGG CAAAAGGTCAGAAGAAAATCTGGGTTATGGTGTATATTTTGGCTTGTGCTGGAGCACTCATCCCTACACCATTGATCGAGTTCAGATACTATACTGTGCCCTTCTACTTTTTGATTCTGCACACCTGTATTGATGATAACAAGAGTTGGCTTATCCTCGGTACCATATATGTTGCCATCAATTGCTTTACAATGTTTATGTTCCTTTTTCAACCATTTTCTTGGAGCCATGAAGCTGGGACACAGAGGCTTATGTGGTGA
- the LOC142527014 gene encoding putative carbohydrate esterase At4g34215 has product MGENLSFLAIYFLLLSLLSANEDKSIFILAGQSNMSGRARDYNNTKPPEFHPNPQILMFDANQRWVMAKDPLHLGIDVGRPVGFGPGIPFANALLEWDPCIGTIGLVPCAHGETFLSDWSKGTPDYNQLVMRANASSEAGGRIRAMLWYQGENDSLTRQNAQLYGGRLEKFITDFRADIGMPDLPVFVVVLASGLGKYKDMIREAQMGIKLRNVISVDGKGAEVKPLDVVHISLAGAIDIGKRLASAFLYANL; this is encoded by the exons ATGGGTGAGAACCTAAGTTTCCTTGCGATTTACTTTCTGCTCTTATCTCTTCTATCTGCAAACGAAGACAAAAGCATATTCATTCTGGCCGGACAAAGCAACATGTCGGGTCGAGCAAGAGATTACAACAACACCAAGCCCCCAGAGTTCCATCCCAATCCACAGATCCTCATGTTCGACGCGAATCAGAGATGGGTCATGGCAAAAGACCCTCTTCACCTGGGCATAGATGTCGGCAGGCCAGTTGGATTTGGACCTGGAATTCCGTTCGCCAATGCATTGCTGGAGTGGGATCCTTGCATCGGGACCATCGGTTTGGTCCCTTGTGCGCATGGGGAGACGTTTTTGAGCGATTGGAGCAAAGGGACACCGGACTACAATCAACTGGTGATGAGGGCCAATGCTTCGTCAGAAGCAGGAGGCCGCATCCGGGCTATGCTTTGGTACCAGGGGGAGAATGACTCGTTGACGCGCCAAAATGCTCAACTCTATGGTGGGAGACTGGAAAAGTTTATCACGGATTTTCGAGCTGATATAGGGATGCCTGATCTTCCTGTTTTTGTG GTGGTGCTTGCAAGTGGGCTCGGAAAATACAAGGATATGATACGAGAAGCTCAGATGGGAATAAAACTTAGAAATGTGATTAGCGTGGACGGGAAAGGAGCGGAGGTGAAACCATTGGATGTGGTGCACATCAGCTTGGCCGGAGCCATCGATATCGGGAAGAGACTCGCTTCGGCCTTCCTCTACGCTAATCTTTAA
- the LOC142527634 gene encoding BTB/POZ domain-containing protein At1g55760-like → MSESAYRVDTTSRLVQWRIENLASFTYRKSDPFKIGKWNWYLSLEKSRSLSIKLFPEISNFTRENPPIASFRIRVISSVGDRKCLFHPDVSDKLVKSNEDFVWTIESPLTGKFIIDVEFLDLKIASSSEGTSACSIWNETFIHKPPNETAVASLGRMLSESIHADITIQASDGKTIEAHRAVLASRSPVFRSMFSHNLREKELSSVNISDMSIEACQAFLSYIYGNIKNVEFFTHRLALLRAADKYDVSDLKEACHDSLVEDIDSKNVLERLQIASLYQLPKLKNGCLRYLVKFGKIFDIGDDLNAFVQCADRELVGELFTEVLAAWKGF, encoded by the exons ATGAGTGAGTCTGCATACCGGGTTGATACGACGTCCCGTCTTGTCCAGTGGCGGATCGAGAACTTGGCTTCTTTCACTTATAGAAAATCAGATCCTTTCAAGATTGGGAAATGGAATTG GTACTTGTCTTTGGAGAAGAGTCGATCTCTGTCCATTAAATTGTTTCCAGAGATATCAAATTTTACGAGGGAAAATCCTCCGATCGCATCATTCAGAATCAGAGTGATCTCCTCGGTGGGTGATCGCAAGTGCTTGTTTCATCCAG ATGTTAGTGATAAATTGGTGAAAAGCAACGAGGATTTTGTATGGACGATTGAGAGCCCATTAACTGGAAAGTTCATAATTGACGTTgagtttcttgacttgaaaatTGCATCTTCTTCAGAA GGCACGTCAGCTTGCTCAATATGGAACGAAACATTTATACATAAACCACCAAATGAGACAGCCGTTGCCTCCCTCGGCCGAATGCTGTCCGAGAGTATCCACGCAGATATCACAATCCAAGCTTCTGACGGCAAAACTATAGAAGCTCACCGTGCAGTTCTTGCCTCCAGGTCCCCCGTTTTCCGCAGTATGTTCTCCCACAATCTCAGAGAGAAAGAACTCTCATCCGTAAACATTTCCGACATGTCCATCGAAGCCTGCCAAGCTTTCTTGAGTTACATATACGGAAACATAAAAAACGTGGAATTTTTTACGCACAGGTTAGCCCTTCTTCGAGCAGCCGATAAGTACgatgtttcggatttgaaagAAGCATGCCATGACAGTTTGGTTGAAGATATTGATTCTAAGAATGTTCTGGAAAGACTGCAGATTGCTTCTCTTTATCAGCTGCCGAAACTGAAGAATGGGTGTCTGCGTTATCTGGTGAAGTTCGGTAAGATATTTGATATTGGAGATGATCTGAATGCGTTTGTGCAGTGTGCTGATAGAGAATTGGTTGGTGAATTGTTCACCGAAGTTCTTGCTGCCTGGAAAGGGTTCTGA
- the LOC142527060 gene encoding dol-P-Glc:Glc(2)Man(9)GlcNAc(2)-PP-Dol alpha-1,2-glucosyltransferase isoform X2 yields the protein MGRVAVAAAVSLWLIPISILVNRIVPDPYMDEIFHVPQAQKYCGGNFGSWDPMITTPPGLYVLSLAYVASLFPGLYCLRAVSSFSDSCSTSILRLTNGVLTVLGALSVLMRQTNIIWMLFVACAAVIDFTHSHKNDCLKVDKPSMSKEKDTQPTDNRGASVATKLRKRRNGNGLGSWNNVTAQASGPTTCSSGLFDEIWDVIIISWHFLWELLATFSPFFGIFMAFVAFVCWNGSIVLGAKDAHSVSPHFSQLLYYSLVSALFTVPAHFSLQQAAVLFRQLSRNKMFSFFQSIAALTICFLSVKIFSIAHPYLLADNRHYPFYLWRKIVNYHWSTKYLMVPLYVYSMFSIVANLAKGQKKIWVMVYILACAGALIPTPLIEFRYYTVPFYFLILHTCIDDNKSWLILGTIYVAINCFTMFMFLFQPFSWSHEAGTQRLMW from the exons ATGGGTAGAGTAGCGGTTGCAGCGGCTGTCTCCTTGTGGCTGATACCCATTTCCATTTTAGTTAACCGCATTGTTCCTGATCCATACATG GATGAAATTTTCCACGTGCCGCAGGCACAAAAGTACTGTGGAGGCAATTTCGGAAGTTGGGATCCAATGATTACCACTCCTCCTGGACT GTACGTTCTGTCACTTGCCTATGTCGCCTCTTTGTTTCCAGGATTGTATTGTCTGCGAGCAGTGTCGTCATTTTCTGACTCGTGTTCTACTTCAATTCTAAGACTCACCAATGGTGTATTGACTGTA CTTGGGGCCTTGTCTGTTTTGATGCGTCAAACAAATATCATATGGATGCTTTTTGTTGCATGCGCTGCGGTTATAGATTTTACACACTCTCATAAAAATGATTGTTTGAAAGTAGACAAGCCCAGCATGTCCAAGGAAAAGGATACCCAACCTACCGACAATAGAGGTGCATCAGTGGCCACAAAATTGAGAAAACGAAGGAACGGTAATGGTTTGGGTAGTTGGAACAATGTAACAGCCCAAGCATCTGGGCCTACCACTTGTTCATCAG GATTATTCGATGAGATTTGGGATGTAATTATAATTTCATGGCATTTCCTATGGGAACTTCTGGCTACCTTCAGTCCCTTCTTTGGAATATTCATGGCGTTTGTTGCTTTTGTTTGCTGGAATGGGAGCATAGTTCTTG GTGCTAAAGATGCACATTCTGTTTCTCCACATTTTTCCCAGTTACTGTATTATAGTCTGGTTTCTGCTCTGTTTACAGTTCCTGCTCACTTCTCTTTACAGCAAGCAGCAGTTCTTTTCAGGCAATTGTCCAGGAACAAAATGTTCTCTTTCTTTCAGTCCATTGCGGCGTTAACAATCTGCTTTCTTTCTGTGAAAATTTTCAG CATTGCTCATCCATATCTCCTTGCCGACAATCGACACTATCCCTTTTATCTCTGGCGAAAAATCGTCAACTACCATTGGTCAACAAAGTACCTTATGGTTCCCCTCTACGTGTACTCAATGTTTTCTATTGTCGCTAATTTGG CAAAAGGTCAGAAGAAAATCTGGGTTATGGTGTATATTTTGGCTTGTGCTGGAGCACTCATCCCTACACCATTGATCGAGTTCAGATACTATACTGTGCCCTTCTACTTTTTGATTCTGCACACCTGTATTGATGATAACAAGAGTTGGCTTATCCTCGGTACCATATATGTTGCCATCAATTGCTTTACAATGTTTATGTTCCTTTTTCAACCATTTTCTTGGAGCCATGAAGCTGGGACACAGAGGCTTATGTGGTGA
- the LOC142527016 gene encoding histone H4, whose amino-acid sequence MSGRGKGGKGLGKGGAKRHRKVLRDNIQGITKPAIRRLARRGGVKRISGLIYEETRGVLKIFLENVIRDAVTYTEHARRKTVTAMDVVYALKRQGRTLYGFGG is encoded by the coding sequence ATGTCGGGCAGAGGAAAAGGTGGAAAGGGTTTGGGAAAAGGTGGAGCAAAGCGCCACCGCAAGGTTCTGAGGGACAATATCCAGGGTATCACGAAGCCAGCTATTCGACGCCTTGCTCGTCGTGGTGGTGTTAAGCGCATCAGCGGTCTAATTTACGAGGAGACTCGTGGCGTACTCAAGATCTTTCTCGAGAATGTCATCCGTGATGCTGTTACTTATACCGAGCATGCTCGTCGCAAGACGGTGACGGCCATGGATGTCGTCTACGCTCTCAAGAGGCAAGGGCGCACTCTTTACGGCTTTGGAGGTTAA
- the LOC142527060 gene encoding dol-P-Glc:Glc(2)Man(9)GlcNAc(2)-PP-Dol alpha-1,2-glucosyltransferase isoform X3 has product MGRVAVAAAVSLWLIPISILVNRIVPDPYMDEIFHVPQAQKYCGGNFGSWDPMITTPPGLYVLSLAYVASLFPGLYCLRAVSSFSDSCSTSILRLTNGVLTVVCSILIYELITHLRPSIDDKKATLCTLVLSLYPLHWFFSFLYYTDVASLTAVLAMYLFSLKKKYFLSSLLGALSVLMRQTNIIWMLFVACAAVIDFTHSHKNDCLKVDKPSMSKEKDTQPTDNRGASVATKLRKRRNGNGLGSWNNVTAQASGPTTCSSGLFDEIWDVIIISWHFLWELLATFSPFFGIFMAFVAFVCWNGSIVLGAKDAHSVSPHFSQLLYYSLVSALFTVPAHFSLQQAAVLFRQLSRNKMFSFFQSIAALTICFLSVKIFSKRSEENLGYGVYFGLCWSTHPYTIDRVQILYCALLLFDSAHLY; this is encoded by the exons ATGGGTAGAGTAGCGGTTGCAGCGGCTGTCTCCTTGTGGCTGATACCCATTTCCATTTTAGTTAACCGCATTGTTCCTGATCCATACATG GATGAAATTTTCCACGTGCCGCAGGCACAAAAGTACTGTGGAGGCAATTTCGGAAGTTGGGATCCAATGATTACCACTCCTCCTGGACT GTACGTTCTGTCACTTGCCTATGTCGCCTCTTTGTTTCCAGGATTGTATTGTCTGCGAGCAGTGTCGTCATTTTCTGACTCGTGTTCTACTTCAATTCTAAGACTCACCAATGGTGTATTGACTGTAGTATGCAGCATTCTGATTTATGAGTTAATAACCCATTTGAGGCCTTCTATCGATGACAAGAAAGCAACTCTTTGTACTTTGGTTTTGTCGTTGTATCCACTgcactggttcttcagttttcTGTATTATACAGATGTGGCATCCCTAACTGCAGTGCTGGCCATGTATCTTTTTAGTCTGAAGAAAAAATACTTCCTGAGTTCACTA CTTGGGGCCTTGTCTGTTTTGATGCGTCAAACAAATATCATATGGATGCTTTTTGTTGCATGCGCTGCGGTTATAGATTTTACACACTCTCATAAAAATGATTGTTTGAAAGTAGACAAGCCCAGCATGTCCAAGGAAAAGGATACCCAACCTACCGACAATAGAGGTGCATCAGTGGCCACAAAATTGAGAAAACGAAGGAACGGTAATGGTTTGGGTAGTTGGAACAATGTAACAGCCCAAGCATCTGGGCCTACCACTTGTTCATCAG GATTATTCGATGAGATTTGGGATGTAATTATAATTTCATGGCATTTCCTATGGGAACTTCTGGCTACCTTCAGTCCCTTCTTTGGAATATTCATGGCGTTTGTTGCTTTTGTTTGCTGGAATGGGAGCATAGTTCTTG GTGCTAAAGATGCACATTCTGTTTCTCCACATTTTTCCCAGTTACTGTATTATAGTCTGGTTTCTGCTCTGTTTACAGTTCCTGCTCACTTCTCTTTACAGCAAGCAGCAGTTCTTTTCAGGCAATTGTCCAGGAACAAAATGTTCTCTTTCTTTCAGTCCATTGCGGCGTTAACAATCTGCTTTCTTTCTGTGAAAATTTTCAG CAAAAGGTCAGAAGAAAATCTGGGTTATGGTGTATATTTTGGCTTGTGCTGGAGCACTCATCCCTACACCATTGATCGAGTTCAGATACTATACTGTGCCCTTCTACTTTTTGATTCTGCACACCTGTATTGA